In a single window of the Bacillus clarus genome:
- the phnE gene encoding phosphonate ABC transporter, permease protein PhnE, which translates to MNDLTIYSKTIPKPPSRLKHMLTVLLVGLLLWGSSVQVDASFSKFITGFPNMIDLLKEMVAPDWGYFQVITTAILDTIRMAIIGTTLGAILAIPLALLAASNVFSNMALYGPARFVLNLIRTIPDLLLAAIFVAIFGIGPLPGILALTFFSVGLVAKLLYESIESIDPGPLEAMTAVGANKVQWIVYAVIPQVKAHFISYVLYTFEVNVRAAAVLGLVGAGGIGLYYDRTLGFLQYQQTASIIMYTLVVVLLIDYISTVLREKL; encoded by the coding sequence ATGAATGATTTGACGATATATTCTAAAACGATACCGAAGCCACCGAGTAGACTAAAGCATATGCTAACTGTGCTCCTTGTTGGTTTATTATTGTGGGGAAGTAGTGTACAAGTAGATGCATCATTTTCGAAATTTATAACTGGTTTTCCAAATATGATCGATTTGCTGAAGGAAATGGTAGCGCCAGACTGGGGCTATTTTCAAGTAATTACAACTGCAATATTAGATACAATTCGTATGGCTATTATTGGAACGACGTTAGGAGCGATTTTAGCAATTCCACTTGCGTTATTAGCGGCAAGTAATGTGTTTTCAAATATGGCTTTATATGGTCCAGCTCGGTTCGTTTTAAATTTAATTCGAACGATACCAGATCTATTATTAGCGGCTATTTTTGTAGCGATTTTTGGAATCGGTCCACTTCCAGGTATTTTGGCACTTACTTTTTTCTCTGTTGGGCTTGTTGCAAAGTTATTATACGAATCAATCGAATCGATTGATCCAGGTCCATTAGAAGCAATGACTGCAGTAGGAGCAAATAAGGTGCAATGGATTGTATATGCAGTAATTCCACAAGTGAAAGCGCACTTCATTTCTTATGTACTGTATACATTTGAGGTGAATGTACGCGCGGCAGCTGTTCTAGGGTTAGTAGGAGCAGGGGGCATTGGATTATATTATGATCGTACGCTTGGATTTTTACAATATCAACAAACT